The Hyperolius riggenbachi isolate aHypRig1 chromosome 3, aHypRig1.pri, whole genome shotgun sequence genome window below encodes:
- the LOC137560982 gene encoding uncharacterized protein: EEEDEDDEEEEDEEEDEDDEEEEEDEEDEEDEDEEDEEDEEEEDDEEEDEEEDEEDEEEEEDEEDEDDEEDEEEEDEDDEEEEDEEEDEDDEEEEDEEDEDEEEEDDEEEEEDEEEDEEDEEEEEDEEVEDEEDEEEEEEEDEEDEEEEEDEEVEDEEDEEEEEEEDEEDEEDEEEEEEEEDEEEDEEDEEKEDEEEEDDDEEDEEEEEEDNIKE; this comes from the coding sequence gaagaagaagatgaagatgatgaagaagaagaagatgaagaagaagatgaagatgatgaagaagaagaagaagatgaagaagatgaagaagatgaagatgaagaagatgaagaagatgaagaagaagaagatgatgaagaagaagatgaagaagaagatgaagaagatgaagaagaagaagaagatgaagaagatgaagatgatgaagaagatgaagaagaagaagatgaagatgatgaagaagaagaagatgaagaagaagatgaagatgatgaagaagaagaagatgaagaagatgaagatgaagaagaagaagatgatgaagaagaagaagaagatgaagaagaagatgaagaagatgaagaagaagaagaagatgaagaagttgaagatgaagaagatgaagaagaagaagaagaagaagatgaagaagatgaagaagaagaagaagatgaagaagttgaagatgaagaagatgaagaagaagaagaagaagaagatgaagaagatgaagaagatgaagaagaagaagaagaagaagaagatgaagaagaagatgaagaagatgaagaaaaagaagatgaagaagaagaagatgatgatgaagaagatgaagaagaagaagaagaagacaatataaaagaa